The Caminicella sporogenes DSM 14501 DNA window TGTTTTAGTTACAGGAAAAAATATTATAAAGAAGAAAATTCAATGTCCAAAGTATGGTGTTACATTACTTGGGAATATTTTACATCTCAAAAGTCAAAATGTACTTTTAGCTATTATGACTAATATTACTTCAGAAGAAAAGCATAGAGCTGAACTTAAAAAAGTAAAAGAAAATGCAGTAAAAGCAGCTCAGAATGTAATAGATAAACAGATGAGAGTAGCACAAGAAATAGCGAGTTTACTTGGAGAAACTACTGCAGAAACTAAAAGCACCCTTACTAAGCTCAAGAAAATAGCACTTGAAGAAGAGGGTGATATATAGTGGAATATTTTATTGATATAGCACATGACAGTATTAATAAATATGGTGAAGAACTTTGCGGTGACAAAGTAGAAATAAAATATTCAGATGATAGTATAATCATTGTGCTAGCAGATGGACTTGGTAGTGGAGTAAAAGCAAATATACTTGCTACTTTGACTGCTAAAATTGCCGCAACTATGTTAAAAGAGGGTTCGACTATATCAGAAACAGTAGATACAATCATTCATACTTTACCTGTATGTAAAGTTAGAAAACTTGCTTATTCAACATTTACAATAATAAATATATATAATGATGGTATGGTATATATTATAGAATGTGATAATCCTCCTATTTTTTTTATAAGGGATAATAAAATAGTAAATAACTACAAGATAAGTCAGAATATCAATGGAAAGTTGATTAAAGAGAGCAGGTTTAAAATAAAGGAAGGAGATGTACTTACAGTAGTTAGTGATGGGGTTATACATGCAGGTATAGGAGGTATTTTAAATTTAGGTTGGCAGTGGGATAATGTAGCAGAATATTTGGAGAAATTATCAAGAAAACAAAAAAGTGCAAAGAATATTTCAAAGGCACTGGTAAATACATGTAAGAGGTTATATATGGATAAACCGGGTGATGATACAACAGTAGTAACTGTAAAGATAAGAAAACCAGAGGTATTAAATATATTTACGGGACCACCTGAAAACCCAGAAAAAGACCCTTTTGTAGTAAAAGAGTTTATGAATAGCAAGGGAAGGAAAGTAGTATGTGGTGGAACTGCAGCAAAGATAGTAGCAAGAGAAATAGGCGAGGAGCTAGTAACGAATATAAATTATATTGATAAAGAAGTACCTCCAACTGCTGAAATAAAAGGGATAGATTTAGTTACAGAGGGAGTTCTCACATTGAGCAAAACAGTAGAAAAAATAAAATATTTTATGGACTCTTATAGTGAAATTTATACAAAAGATAGTATATACAAAGAAGACGGTGCTTCAAAGCTTGCAAAATTACTTATAGAGGAATGTACTCATATAAATTTTTGGGTTGGAAAAGCTATAAATCCGGCTCATCAGAATCCAGATTTTCCTATGGATTTAAGTATAAAGTTAAAAGTAGTCAATGAATTAGTTGATTTAATGAAAAAATTAGGAAAAAAAGTAAGTCTACAATATGTTTAATATTGGGGTGGAAAATATGAGAAGATTTGAAAATGATGTGCAGTTGATTAAATATGAAGTTTTGAAGGAAGTATCTAAATTAGCTATGGAAAATAAACTTGAAGAAGGGTATTTGAAAATTCCTAAAAAAATTAGTCCGGGACCTAAGCCAAGAACGAGATGTTGTGTATATAAAGAGAGAGCAATAATTGAGGAAAGAGTAAAAATGGCTATGGGGGGCAATAAAGATATAAAAAATGTTATAGAAGTTATAGACATTGCATGTGATGAATGTCCTATAAATAGATATACAGTTACAGAAGCTTGTAGAGGATGTTTAGCTAGATGGTGTCAAGAGACTTGCCCTGTAAATGCTATATATTTTGTAGGTAATAGAGCGTATATTGATACTCAAAAATGTATTGAATGTGGTAAATGCAGACAGGTATGCCCATATAATGCCATTTCAGATGTTAAAAGACCGTGTATAAAGGCATGTGAAGCAGGTGCACTTTCTATTGATAAAGAAAAAAAAGTTGTAATAGACGATGAAAAATGTGTACAGTGTGGTGCATGTGTGTATAAGTGTCCTTTTGGTGCAATTATGGATAAATCTTATATTGTGAATGTGATTAATCTTTTAAGAGATTCTAAAAAGAATAATATTAATGTATATGCTATCATTGCTCCAGCTATTTCGAGTCAATTTACCTATGTGAAGATAGGTCAGTTGGTAAATGGGATAAAGAAATTAGGTTTTCATGACGTAGTAGAAGTTGCTTTAGGAGCAGATATGGTTGCTTTTCATGAAGCAAAAGAAGTTGAAAAAGAAATAGCTGACAAGAAGGTAATGACAAGTTCATGTTGTCCAGCATTTGTTTCTTATATAGAGAAAAATTATCCTGAATTGAAAGATAAAGTTTCAACTTCAGTATCTCCTATGATAGCTATATCTAGATTGATAAAACAAATAGATGACAAGGCAAAGGTGGTTTTTATAGGACCATGTATAGCTAAAAAGCAAGAAATAAATGAAGAAGACATAAAAGGAAGTACAGATTATGTAATAACTTTTGAGGAATTAACTGCTATGATTGATGCAGCAGGAATAAAACTTGAAGAATGTGAAGAAGAACCTTTAAATAATGCATCTTTCTTTGGAAGGATATTTGCTAGAGCTGGTGGATTAATAGAAGCTATAAAACATGTAATAAAAGAGGAAAAATTAAATATAGATTTTAAACCTATAAGTTGTGATGGATTATCTGAATGTGATAAAGCTTTGAAACTTACAAAGTTTGGCAAATTAAATGGCAATTTTATTGAAGGAATGGCTTGTGTAGGTGGATGTATAGGTGGAGCTGCTTCAATACATCATGGACCAAAAGACCGTAGCGAAGTAGATAAGTATGGTAAATTAGCGATTGAAAAGAGTATTAAAGATGCATTGAGAGTAATAGATATTGAAAAAATTAATTTGAGTAGAGGATAAAATTTAATAGATTTTAGATTAATAATTTGAAATAAAAGGTCTATAAGGAAAATCCGGATAGCTGCTAAATATTTAGCAGTTATCCGGATTTTTTAGTTAATTTGTAACCTGCATTTGTACCTTGTAGAGAATTGAGAACTGATAACTAATAACAGCTTATTATATTTTTTGCAAAAACTTTGTTTAAAACTGGCAAAGATGGTATAATGAATAATGAAATTTAATAGAATAAGATAGCAAGGTTTTT harbors:
- a CDS encoding PP2C family protein-serine/threonine phosphatase, with translation MEYFIDIAHDSINKYGEELCGDKVEIKYSDDSIIIVLADGLGSGVKANILATLTAKIAATMLKEGSTISETVDTIIHTLPVCKVRKLAYSTFTIINIYNDGMVYIIECDNPPIFFIRDNKIVNNYKISQNINGKLIKESRFKIKEGDVLTVVSDGVIHAGIGGILNLGWQWDNVAEYLEKLSRKQKSAKNISKALVNTCKRLYMDKPGDDTTVVTVKIRKPEVLNIFTGPPENPEKDPFVVKEFMNSKGRKVVCGGTAAKIVAREIGEELVTNINYIDKEVPPTAEIKGIDLVTEGVLTLSKTVEKIKYFMDSYSEIYTKDSIYKEDGASKLAKLLIEECTHINFWVGKAINPAHQNPDFPMDLSIKLKVVNELVDLMKKLGKKVSLQYV
- a CDS encoding 4Fe-4S dicluster domain-containing protein, whose product is MRRFENDVQLIKYEVLKEVSKLAMENKLEEGYLKIPKKISPGPKPRTRCCVYKERAIIEERVKMAMGGNKDIKNVIEVIDIACDECPINRYTVTEACRGCLARWCQETCPVNAIYFVGNRAYIDTQKCIECGKCRQVCPYNAISDVKRPCIKACEAGALSIDKEKKVVIDDEKCVQCGACVYKCPFGAIMDKSYIVNVINLLRDSKKNNINVYAIIAPAISSQFTYVKIGQLVNGIKKLGFHDVVEVALGADMVAFHEAKEVEKEIADKKVMTSSCCPAFVSYIEKNYPELKDKVSTSVSPMIAISRLIKQIDDKAKVVFIGPCIAKKQEINEEDIKGSTDYVITFEELTAMIDAAGIKLEECEEEPLNNASFFGRIFARAGGLIEAIKHVIKEEKLNIDFKPISCDGLSECDKALKLTKFGKLNGNFIEGMACVGGCIGGAASIHHGPKDRSEVDKYGKLAIEKSIKDALRVIDIEKINLSRG